The following nucleotide sequence is from Cytobacillus sp. IB215665.
TAGCAGTGCTTTCTCTTATTCCATAAGAATTAAAATCGTATTTTAAGGAATGTATATGTTTAGCGAGTGTTTTTCCTAATTCAATATAAATATACTCAGATATCGTTACATTACTATGATCGAGAATTGATTGAGCATTGTCACCTTGTCGATATTCCATTACTGTATATGTAGTTTCATCTGTTTCCAATAATTCATATAACCTCGGAGTTAAATCTGTTTCTCTAGTTAATTCCAAACACTTCACTTCATTAACAATATCTTTATTTAATATCTTACCCATTTTAATAACTATGGTAGGGTTAGTACCTTTTAATAAAAAAACTTCATTCGTATATCCACCAGTTAAAGGAACAGGTGTAAATGCACCGTATTTTTCTTCTAAATGACATTTCAAACTATTACTAATCAAAATATTTAATCACCTTACTTATCACCCATTCTTTTTATCTGAGAAATGTGCCCTATTGTTTATTTAGCAAGATATATTCAATAGAGCCTATTTTTATAGCCCTCTTGTAACTCTTTTGCTACTTGTTCAGAAGTTGCATTTGGTATCTTCGAGTGAGCTACCAACATTTGTGGGACCGATGGAAGTGTCTTTTTAGCATACCATGATTCGGGATTCCATAAATTTGATCGAATAAAGGCTTTTGCACAATGCGCATAGCATTCCTGCACTTCTACTAAAATTCCAAATAACGGAGCACGTCCATTTACTTTACTATTTTCTAATAGTTCAGGGTCACGACAAATATAAGCTTTTCCGTTTATTCTTAACGTTTCTCCTAACCCAGGTATAAAAAATAAGAGTCCTATATTTGGATTTGTAATTATATTATTAGCAGAGTCCATTCTTCGATTTCCTGGTCGTTCTGGAATAAACAAGTGATGATCATCAAGAACAGAAACAAACCCTGGGTAATCTCCTCTTGGTGAAACGTCACATTGTCCTTCTGAATTAGAAGTTGCCAAAGATAGAAATGGAGATTTATCAATAAACTCTCTACAATGGCTATCGATAAATGAAATAACCTTATTAGCAGCTCTGGGGCTCGGGTTGCCTACGAACTGTTGAAAAGATTCGAATTCTTCTCTTGTAGAGATAATATCTTGATATTTTTTACTCATTCAATCACACCTTTAAAAATTGGAATATAGACCCATCATACACCAATAAAATTAAAAGTTCATCAAGGCTTTTATCACATTCATTTATAGCAAACCAAGATTAGACAGTAACTTATATCAATTATAGAACAAAGAAATTCATGCCTATGCCGTTCTAATTTTGCATATAAAAAAGAGCCTTTACTTAAAACTAACACTAGTGACCCTCACTATATATATTATTTTTCTATTTACTTACAAAAATAGTTCGCTATATGTTAAGCGAACTATTTTAAATGAAGACTGTTTTCTCTTTGATTGTTGCTTTTCGTTCTGTATATTAGCACGTATAAAACCTCGTCTTTTCTACTTTTACAATTATTGAGGTTTCATAAAACTCTTCATACTGTATATTTTTAGTAAAAATAGCAACAAATTTTACGAAAAAAGCCTATGTGAATGCTATTTTAAAAATCACTTAATGCGTAATTCCTAAGGATTGTAATAGAGTTTGTCAACTCTTTGGAAAAAGTTAATAAATATGTTTGCAAACATGCATAATCATATCGAAATATTTCCTATTTAAATATTACATTAAAGCAACTTACTATTAATATATCTAACTCTTAGGTTTTTACTGACTGATTTACACGGTTTCTGTCCAAACTCCTACATTTACTTGCCAATTTACACGGTTTACTGTCCAAGTTCCTACATTTACTTGCCAATTCACATCGTTTACTGTCCAAACTCCCACATTTACTTGCCAATTTACACGGTTTACTGTCCAAACTCCCACATTTACTTGCCAATTTACACGGTTTACTGTCCAAACTCCTACATACTTGCCAATTACACGGTTTACTGTCCAAACTAATTATTTAAATATCAATCTTGGCATCTCATCGAACAGTAAGTAAAATCAAAATCTAGCTACTTGAAAAATCTTTTAGTAGCTCTTAACTGTTTTCTACGTGAAATATATCTGTACCTAAATCTCTTAACAAATTGATAGCCTTCCTAACTGGCAATTTTGGTAACATAAACTCTTCAGAAATTATGCTCTCAACTTCCTCAATGTCCTTTAGCTTCCGTACTATTTCTTTATCATCCAGCGTTGTAATTGTTAATTTATTGTTGATTAAAGAAAGTGTACGTCCTTTGTCAATTTGAAACAGATTTACTCGAAGTCGAGTCATAAAAACAGCATCTTTGGAATATGATTTGTGAATCGCTTCATCAAAATCTCCTACTTTACTACGAATGTTAGGATTAAATGACCAGTGGTTATTGACAAATTTCCCATGACGAAAACGTGTAAATCTGTAATAACCTTGTTGTTCATCATCTGGTATTAGTTGAATGTCATCTGCACCAAATGATGAAGAATTTTGCATGTTTTCAAATCGGACTGGCTTCATAATAGGTGCTGCTGATCCAAAATCCAAATATAGTCTTTCATCAGGAAAGTCTGGTAATTGTACTAAAATCGCTATATGACTCTCTCCTAACCTTACATGATAACAGTCATACCCTAATAGTGTTAACAGTTGTAAAGCGTACGGATTAAGTACAAAACACGTTCCACCAAAATCATATTTAAATAGATTATCAACATATTGTTCAACAGAAGGAATGAAATAACCATTTGAATTGTTCCTAGTAGAATAAATTAATTTACTAACATTTTCAAAAGGTAAAAAAGAAAGATGCCTTTTTGAAAACAGCTCTAAAAATTCATATGAAGCTGTGCTAGGTGGTGTCAAATTTAATCGTTCCAAATATCTCCATGCCCAGTTTGGTAGTTGTTGTTGATTCATTCATAACAGCTCCTAAATTGATTTTTGCATACTAAGTGACTCTGGTTAAATATATGAATGAAACACCTTTTATGACTCAATAATACTATGTTCAGTATTAACTTCTCATTCATTTAGCTTAATTCCATTGTACAAAATGGTTCTACAATATCTCATGAGGAGTAAGAATGATATGTCTCTACAACTTTTGAATGACTGTTAAGTGAGCTAAAATTGAGGAGATGTGTTACGAGGTTTTAAAAAAACTGCTCCATCAAATTAAAATAGTGGCAAGATAAGATGATGGAGTTACTATGTTAGCCTTTATAATTGTTAAATGATTCATTAAGAATTGCTGTACAATTAATTCCCTAAACTAAATTTTGCTGACAATAATAGTGGCATTATTTGATTTATCCAACTTCCTTGTTCGTCTGCAAGCAAAGTTCTCCATCCAAGTGTACGAGCCTCTACAAAGTTTTGCTCTTGATCGTCTACAAACAACGTTTCTTTTTCACTGTCTAGCTTAGTTTGAATGGTTGTATATATGGCTTTATGAGGCTTACAATAACCTACTTCACTAGATACTGTAATGCTTTTAACATCATTTTGTATTTCCTTTAAAATTGGCTCAATCCACTCCATACGATGATTGCTTAGTATATGAATGTCAGCAAACTGACTCCATTTAGCAACATGGTGTACAGCAGGGAGTAATTTCAAATGAGATAACAGCATAGGCTTTGCTACTCCTTTTTCAAATGAAGGGTGTTTCATGGACAGACCTGACCAAAATTGGTCCTCTGTTATTTTCCCAGTCCAAAGCCCAGTACGTACACTATTTTTATATTCTATTAGTTTGTCATAATGTATCTTTGATGTTGTAGATAGCTCTTCCCAAAATAAAGGTGATAAATTTGTAGCAAGAACCCCTCCAATATCAAGAACTAGTTGCTTTTGATTAGACAATTTACTATGTAACTCCTCTCATGTTTGACCACATTAAGTATTCATATCATTTTTATAACCTGTAATCCTTCATTTTTCTATAATAAGAAGAAAAGGTTAACTTTTATTAATGGTCAATTGGAGGGATATTTGTTTGTTCATCAACTTTAAGGGAAAATTGGAGCTTATCATTTTGAGATAATGAACAATAAAATATAGTATTTAGATCCGTAATATTCTCAGCTAATAATTTTGTCCTTAACCATGCTTCATCTTTTTTTAGCCATTTCAATAAATCTAATTGAATTTCACCGTCTAAAATAACAGGTATTTCATAATTTTGTCCATTTTTATGTAGACCGAAATCCTCGTTCGTAATTAATTCCTTCATCGGAACCTTTTTAACAGATAAATTACCATCTGCTTCAACAATGGCAATTTCAACATCTTCAACATGAAATACATCTTTTCCACGTAGCATTTGTAATATGTTATCGATTGAGTATTGGATCTTTTTCATATTTTTCATGAGAAATTCACCATTGTATATAACAATAGTCGGTTCAAAGGTCAACAGCTTGCCAATCTTTCTATTTTTCAACTTAACAAGCACGATAGCTTTTTGAAGAATCGCGATTGTAATCATCGCAACCACTGTATGGATATGATCAATCTCTGGATCTGCAATATCTGCCCCAACTACAGCTCCAAAAACGATTACTACAAGAAAATCAAACACTGGCAACTCACCTATTGATCGCTTCCCCATAAAAAGTCCTAGAGCAAGCATTAACGGAAGAATCGTAATAATACGTATAATTACTTTTAAAGAATCCTCCCAAACTTCCACAATATACTCACCTCACATCCCTTACTATCGTTATCCTTTCCATATTAAGGGACAAATTATCCAGTAAAGTATAAAAATGTTGCCCATGATTAGCAGCCAATAACCTTAGATTGCTCAACCTACATATTCGTCACATATGATCTAAGCTTATGATTACTATCATTAAGTACTATCTTGGCTTAAGAATTGAACTATCCAATACTCAACAAACCTCACGACCTTGACAGAAACGGGAGTCTGACCAAAAAATGATAAACAAAAAGTCTTACTATAGATAAGTTTCACATCTATAGTAAGACCATTTATATTCTAATCGTATTTTATCCGAATAATCTAGCAATAATGTGTTCTACATCTACGAGCATTTGCTTTCTAGTATTATCATCAACTGATGGAACAGAACCAAAAAACTTATGCTCAAGTGTTTCAATACCAACAAAATCAAAAATACCATTATCTGTTGTTTGCTTCATTGCTCCAATCATACCAATTTGTTCATAATAATCCTCTGGATGACCAATCGTGTTTAATACTACTGCTTTTTTCCCCGCTAGCAGTTTTTCGTACCCTCCTTGTTCATTCACAGCATAAGCAAAACCGTAGGCAAAAACTCGATCTATATATCCTTTTAGAATAGCTGGAAGTCCAGTCCACCAAATTGGGTAAATCAATGTAATAACATCCGCCCACTTTACATGTTCCTGCTCAGTCTGAATATCATTTGGTGTATTACCAGATTGAAAAGCAGCAAAATCATTTCCACTTAACACTGGTTCAAAATTTAAAGCGTATAAATCGCGAACAACGACTTCATTTCCTTGATCTTCTAGTCTACCTACCACTGTTTCGAGTATAGCATGATTAAAGCTTTGTGGATTTGGGTGTGCATAAATAACTAAGTGCTTCAAAAAAATCTCTCCTTTTATAATTGCTTCTTATTCGGTTTATATTGTTGCCCAAATTGATGAATTGTTAAACAATAACTAGATATTTATATATATTCATTTACATTGAACGTTCAACAGATTTCCTTTACTGTTTGTCAAATAAAGTTAATGGTTATGAATAACAATTTATGAACTGAGAATGCTGTTCATCTAGAACTTGTCGTTATTGTTTTTACGCTCCTCTTCAGGAATAATTGTCTCCATTACATCCCAATGCTCAGCAACCTTACCATTTTCTACTCTGAATAAATCATAGAAAGAGGTGTGAGCACCTGCAAATGTTCCTTCACTAACTGTTAATACAAAATTACCTTGTCCAATAACCATATGAATTTTATCATAGATCATTTCAATACCTTGTTTTGCCATACCTTCAAGTGCAATACCCAATCCAGAAAGGCCATCGGCAATTGCTGGATTATGTTGAATATAGTGATCACCCTCAAAGTAAGAGGTCAGTTTTTCTGGATTATTACCCATTAGTACATCCGAAACAAAGCTTTTAACTAATTCTTTGTTTTCTGCTGTTTTATCCTCATCCTGAATGTCAATCGGACCATCTAGCATTGTATGTCCACTTGGTGTTTTATCTACCTTTTGCTGTAAGTTATCCCAATGTTCAACGATCTGACCGTTTTCAAAACGGAAAATATCAAATCCTACTTTCGGTCCGAAGAAGTCATAATCTGTGTGAGTGACAACAAAGTCACCGTCCACAAGGACTCTCTGTATATTAGCCTTTGTGCCAGCTGCTTTAAGGTCACTTAATGCCCCTAACATGACTTCTCTGCCATTTGGAAAAGTTAAATTATGTTGGATGTATTTATGTGGATTTATAAATTCTTGAATAGCAGTTGAATCTCCATTTTCAAGACTAGTTAATACTTGAATTACTTTTTCTTTATTCGTTGTCATTATAAAGCCTCCTAAAGTTAATTGTAACTATATTGATTACATGTAACTATATTAATTACAATTAGTATGTTTGTCAACACTTTTTAAATTTTTAAGTTATAATAAATACTTGTAATATAATTAGTTACAACTTTATTCTGAAATTAATATATTTATGAGGAAGGTGACTACAATGTCCATAAGCAGTCGTTTTGCTGTTGGAATTCATATACTAGCTCTCATCGAAATAAACAAAGACGGTGTTAGCACTTCAGAATATATAGCAGGAAGTGTAAACACTAATCCTGCAGTCATCCGAAAGATTATGGGGATGCTAAAAAAAGCAGATTTGGTCAAAGTTCAACCAGGTATAGCGGGAGCTGACCTTGCTAGAGATTTATCTCATATTACTTTACTAGACGTTTATAAGGCCGTTAATGTCGTTCAAGAAAAAGAATTATTTAGTGTTCATGAAAGTCCAAATCCAGCTTGTCCAGTGGGAAGAAACATTCAGGATACTATTGCTCCCCTTTTTTCAGTTGCCCAATTAGCTTTAGAAAAAGCTTTAGGAAGTGTAACGATCGAAGATGTTGTTAATGATATTCTTCAAAAGGAAACGGATAATTAACTCTTGTAAATATAATTTTTCATTACCTATAAACACATGTCATCTATGTGAAATGAGTAAACAGCGAGGTGCACATTTATGCACCTCTAATTTTTGGAGTTAGTCTAGTAGTTAATTCTTGTAGAACCTTAACTGATCTATTGTACGTTTTCGTATAATTGAAATTTTCTTTGATTCAAATACTCTCAAACAGCTCCTGTGAACCCAAGGCTTTATCCACTATAAATAACACATGTTTGCCCCGCCGTATACCATCATTGCGTTGAAATGTATCAATGACAAATGGGCAGTCACAAACAATACAATTCTCATCTTTTACTGTAGTTGTATACCTGCACAACATGGACTCACCTTCTAAAAGTACTACTCGTGTACCGACCTATAATAAAGGATAGCTTCAATAAAATTTTTTCAGCTTAATTTCATTTCTATGATTTGTTATATAGACTAGTCAGTAATTTATTTGTGTTTATAAAAAGTTCTGATACGTAAAATAACTTGAACTTATGGAGTATTGGGATGATGATATTTCAGTCTTAAGGATGAGAGAAAAACAATCTAACGGTCGGTTTAAAAAATAGCGCATCGGCTTATACTTAAAGTATCAAAAGTAAAGGGTGATGACAGTGTTAAAAGGAATCATTAGACGCCAACGAAAAAATAAAGTTAATATAGATATATATAAGAAAATTGAAGAAAGAAAGCAAGAAGTGTTGATGAAGGATAGTGCTTCCCCTAAACGTTATTTGATTATTTAAAAAAATTTCGGTTCAAAATCTCTAACCGTAAACTTTGTTGCTATTTGTATCAAATTAGGAGCGTAAAACATGGTTTTATACGTTTGTCATAGGTTTACAGAAGGAAATGTGCTAGGCGTTCTAGTTGTGTAAGTATTTATTCTTAGCTAGAAAACAGCCTTTTAAAGAA
It contains:
- a CDS encoding pyridoxamine 5'-phosphate oxidase family protein; protein product: MSKKYQDIISTREEFESFQQFVGNPSPRAANKVISFIDSHCREFIDKSPFLSLATSNSEGQCDVSPRGDYPGFVSVLDDHHLFIPERPGNRRMDSANNIITNPNIGLLFFIPGLGETLRINGKAYICRDPELLENSKVNGRAPLFGILVEVQECYAHCAKAFIRSNLWNPESWYAKKTLPSVPQMLVAHSKIPNATSEQVAKELQEGYKNRLY
- a CDS encoding arylamine N-acetyltransferase is translated as MNQQQLPNWAWRYLERLNLTPPSTASYEFLELFSKRHLSFLPFENVSKLIYSTRNNSNGYFIPSVEQYVDNLFKYDFGGTCFVLNPYALQLLTLLGYDCYHVRLGESHIAILVQLPDFPDERLYLDFGSAAPIMKPVRFENMQNSSSFGADDIQLIPDDEQQGYYRFTRFRHGKFVNNHWSFNPNIRSKVGDFDEAIHKSYSKDAVFMTRLRVNLFQIDKGRTLSLINNKLTITTLDDKEIVRKLKDIEEVESIISEEFMLPKLPVRKAINLLRDLGTDIFHVENS
- a CDS encoding DUF421 domain-containing protein, coding for MEVWEDSLKVIIRIITILPLMLALGLFMGKRSIGELPVFDFLVVIVFGAVVGADIADPEIDHIHTVVAMITIAILQKAIVLVKLKNRKIGKLLTFEPTIVIYNGEFLMKNMKKIQYSIDNILQMLRGKDVFHVEDVEIAIVEADGNLSVKKVPMKELITNEDFGLHKNGQNYEIPVILDGEIQLDLLKWLKKDEAWLRTKLLAENITDLNTIFYCSLSQNDKLQFSLKVDEQTNIPPIDH
- a CDS encoding NAD(P)H-dependent oxidoreductase, whose product is MKHLVIYAHPNPQSFNHAILETVVGRLEDQGNEVVVRDLYALNFEPVLSGNDFAAFQSGNTPNDIQTEQEHVKWADVITLIYPIWWTGLPAILKGYIDRVFAYGFAYAVNEQGGYEKLLAGKKAVVLNTIGHPEDYYEQIGMIGAMKQTTDNGIFDFVGIETLEHKFFGSVPSVDDNTRKQMLVDVEHIIARLFG
- a CDS encoding Rrf2 family transcriptional regulator; the protein is MSISSRFAVGIHILALIEINKDGVSTSEYIAGSVNTNPAVIRKIMGMLKKADLVKVQPGIAGADLARDLSHITLLDVYKAVNVVQEKELFSVHESPNPACPVGRNIQDTIAPLFSVAQLALEKALGSVTIEDVVNDILQKETDN